AGTCCAACAGAGGTTTGTAATTTTGGGGTTTTATCAAGTAACTCATAAGCGGTATATTTATATGTTGGTTATGGACAAAGATAAAAAGAATATTTATAGATGCTTTGTTTTTACTCTTTTTTGTTGACTATTTGTTTAATATTTACTTGTTGTTGTATCAGAATAATATTATCTGTTTGTATCTAAAAGAGAATAGTACATAAAAAGTTGCAATTATTAGGAAGATGCGCTGTTTTTTCTTAATTTTGTATGCGAATTGGCTTGGTAGCTTAGTGAATAGAGCGTCAGATTCCGGTTCTGAAGGTCGTGGGTTTGACTCCCACCCAGGTCACAATCTTTAATTTACTTAGGTATGAAGAGATAACTTTGTTATTCACAGGTTATCTCTTTTATTTTTATAATAATTTTATATTTTGGGGGTTGCTTTGAAAGCAGTTATTAGTTCATCCCATGCGTTGCAAAGATCTTGGATAGATGGAAATAATAAATTTGCTCCTGAATTTAATAAAACTTGAGGGTCAAGTGGCCCCGTATTAACTGCTATAGTAAAAATCCCTGCCGCCACTCCTGCTTCTACTCCAAGTGGAGCATTTTCTATAACAATAGCTTCATTTTTTTGTAACTTCCCTTTTTCCAAAGCCATTAAGTAAGGCTCTGGGTGAGGTTTTCCAAATTTTACATCGAATGCGGTGACCATAAGTTCAGGACGAAACATTCCAGGAAAATTTTCCTCTAATCGATTAAGCAAGGAACTCTGCCCTGATCCTGTTACTACTGTGGGAGTCATATTTGCTTTTTTGACTTTGCAGAGAATTTCCCATGCTCCGGGCATGGCTTTAGCTAAGGGATGTTTATTGAATTCGATTGTTTTTTCATTATATATAGCTTCTATTTCTTCTTTAGTCGCTTGTCGGTTCCATTGACGTTGGTATACGATGTTGATTGTTCCTGAGCCAGTTCGTCCTTCATGCAAATAGGCTTCTTCTTTAGTCATGTTGAGTCCTCTAGTATTCATTGCTTTATACCAAGCATCTGCGTGATAAGGCATAGAGTTAAAAAGTACTCCGTCCATGTCAAAAAGGACTGATTGTAGAGATATGCTTTTATAATGATGTTTATTGAGGTATTGGTTAATTGCTTTGTTAAACATAAGTTTATTCATTTTGTTGTGGTAAAGATACTAATAATTGCTAGATTGAATTGTTCTTCTCTATTTAATGCTTGGCTCAGTAAATGAACTGTTTTAATTTATAAGTGATGATAGAAAGAATGGCTGTCTTAAAATATAAAAAGCGGAAAATATTTTCCGCTTTTTATATTTTAAGACAATAGATGCTACCAATCTGCTATCTTATAATTTAGCTTGAATAGCTTTGGATTCTTCTTCGTAGCCTGGCTTGTTTAATAGAGCAAACATATTTTTCTTATAAGCTTCAACTCCGGGTTGATTAAATGGGTTTACTCCAAGAATGTAGCCACTTATACCACAGGCTTTCTCGAAGAAATAAAGTAGTTCTCCGATGCTATATTCGTTTAATTCAGGAATAACAATGCGGATGTTAGGCACACCTCCATCTACATGAGCCAATTGAGTTCCAAGTTCGGCCATTTTGTTAACTTCATCAACATGTTTACCAGCAAGATAGTTTAACCCATCAAGGTTGGCTTCATCTGTAGGAACATGTACTGCATGATTTGGTTTCTCTACAGAAATGACTGTCTCATAAATGCTACGTTCACCTTCTTGAATCCATTGCCCCATAGAGTGTAAGTCAGTCGAAAAGTCAACGGCAGCAGGAAATATACCTTTATTCTCTTTTCCTTCAGACTCTCCATAAAGTTGTTTCCACCATTCACTTACATAATGTAATTTTGGGCTGAAATTTACAAGAATTTCAATTTTCTTGCCACTTTTGTATAATTCGTTACGTGTTGCGGCATAAACAGCAGCAGGGTTTTCCGCAAAAGGAATATTTAAAGTACATGCATTCTCCATATTGCAAGCACCAGCTACTAATTTCTCTATGTCAAATCCAGCGACAGCAATAGGAAGTAGACCTACTGGTGTGAGCACAGAGAAACGTCCTCCAACGTTATCGGGGATAATAAAAGATTTATATCCTTCCTTGTCTGCAGTAACACGAGCAGCTCCTTTTTTTGCATCTGTGATAGCAACAATTACTTTTTTGGCAAGATCTTTTCCACGCTGTTCCTCACATTGTTTTTTTAGAAGGCGGAATGCCAGGGCAGTTTCTGTCGTTGTTCCTGATTTAGATATATTAATAACTCCGAATTTTTTATCTTTTAGGAGTTCTATTAATTCATATAAATAATCTTCTCCTATGTTATGTCCAGCATAAATAATAATTGGAT
This window of the uncultured Bacteroides sp. genome carries:
- a CDS encoding HAD-IA family hydrolase: MFNKAINQYLNKHHYKSISLQSVLFDMDGVLFNSMPYHADAWYKAMNTRGLNMTKEEAYLHEGRTGSGTINIVYQRQWNRQATKEEIEAIYNEKTIEFNKHPLAKAMPGAWEILCKVKKANMTPTVVTGSGQSSLLNRLEENFPGMFRPELMVTAFDVKFGKPHPEPYLMALEKGKLQKNEAIVIENAPLGVEAGVAAGIFTIAVNTGPLDPQVLLNSGANLLFPSIQDLCNAWDELITAFKATPKI
- a CDS encoding glucose-6-phosphate isomerase, whose protein sequence is MINLNIEKTFGFISKEKVFSYETAIKDAQKALENGTGQGNDFLGWLHLPSSISKEHLADIKATAKVLRDNCDVIVVAGIGGSYLGARAVIEALSNSFTWLQEKKTNPIIIYAGHNIGEDYLYELIELLKDKKFGVINISKSGTTTETALAFRLLKKQCEEQRGKDLAKKVIVAITDAKKGAARVTADKEGYKSFIIPDNVGGRFSVLTPVGLLPIAVAGFDIEKLVAGACNMENACTLNIPFAENPAAVYAATRNELYKSGKKIEILVNFSPKLHYVSEWWKQLYGESEGKENKGIFPAAVDFSTDLHSMGQWIQEGERSIYETVISVEKPNHAVHVPTDEANLDGLNYLAGKHVDEVNKMAELGTQLAHVDGGVPNIRIVIPELNEYSIGELLYFFEKACGISGYILGVNPFNQPGVEAYKKNMFALLNKPGYEEESKAIQAKL